The following are encoded together in the Candidatus Methylomirabilis oxygeniifera genome:
- a CDS encoding protein of unknown function (Evidence 5 : No homology to any previously reported sequences) codes for MFESRTCLRWELQGSSRYVTYGKPALLTALIDEAPGFFVLFHADLLHFRATAWARRKGRDNPLWIMISRPFLVSILDNCSHIFPS; via the coding sequence GTGTTCGAATCGAGAACTTGTCTTCGTTGGGAGTTGCAGGGTTCGAGCCGTTACGTGACGTACGGCAAACCCGCACTGCTTACAGCGCTTATAGATGAAGCTCCAGGCTTCTTCGTGCTGTTCCACGCCGATCTGCTCCATTTTAGAGCAACAGCATGGGCCCGACGAAAGGGGCGAGACAATCCGCTTTGGATAATGATTAGCCGGCCTTTTTTGGTCAGTATACTCGATAATTGTAGCCATATTTTCCCCTCATAG
- the nadA gene encoding quinolinate synthetase A (Evidence 2b : Function of strongly homologous gene; PubMedId : 11320134; Product type e : enzyme): protein MNVGGLVEDIEVSALLDLEEEIKQLKKALHAVVLAHYYQESEIQDVADFVGDSLQLAQQAAKTSAEVIVFAGVHFMAETAKILNPSKQVLLPDLAAGCSLAEGCPAPLFRRFKEKYPDHIVISYINCSAEVKAMSDIICTSSNAEKLINQIPKEQPILFAPDQNLGRYLIKKTGRDLTLWPGTCTVHETFSEKKLVQLMLYYPHAKVLAHPECEAGVLQHADYIGSTSGLLGYVKQSTDTEFIIATEPGIIHQMEKACRDKTFIPAPPDGDCACNQCPHMRLNTLEKLYLCMKHRAPEITLDEELRLLALRPIQRMLEMS from the coding sequence ATGAACGTCGGCGGTCTTGTTGAAGATATTGAGGTGAGCGCCCTGCTTGATCTCGAAGAAGAGATCAAGCAGCTGAAAAAAGCGTTGCATGCGGTGGTGTTAGCACACTACTACCAGGAGTCTGAAATTCAGGATGTGGCCGATTTCGTCGGCGACAGTCTGCAACTAGCCCAACAGGCCGCAAAAACGAGCGCTGAGGTGATTGTTTTTGCCGGCGTTCACTTTATGGCGGAGACGGCGAAGATCCTGAATCCCTCGAAGCAGGTGCTGCTCCCCGATTTGGCGGCCGGTTGTTCGCTGGCAGAAGGGTGCCCGGCGCCTCTCTTCAGACGCTTCAAAGAAAAATATCCGGATCACATCGTGATCAGCTACATTAATTGCAGTGCCGAGGTCAAGGCGATGAGCGATATCATCTGCACCTCGAGCAACGCCGAAAAGCTCATCAACCAGATCCCGAAAGAGCAGCCAATCCTTTTTGCGCCCGATCAGAACCTGGGTCGCTACCTTATCAAAAAGACCGGCCGTGATCTGACGCTGTGGCCCGGCACCTGTACCGTACACGAGACGTTCTCTGAAAAGAAGCTTGTGCAGTTGATGCTGTACTATCCTCACGCCAAGGTGCTTGCGCATCCTGAGTGCGAAGCCGGCGTGCTTCAGCATGCCGACTACATCGGCTCAACAAGCGGACTGCTGGGTTATGTCAAGCAAAGTACGGATACCGAATTCATTATTGCGACCGAGCCCGGCATCATTCATCAGATGGAGAAGGCCTGCCGGGACAAGACGTTTATCCCGGCCCCACCGGACGGAGATTGCGCCTGCAACCAGTGCCCCCACATGCGGCTTAACACTCTGGAGAAACTGTACCTGTGCATGAAACACCGGGCGCCGGAAATTACGCTTGATGAAGAGCTGCGGCTTCTTGCGTTACGTCCGATCCAGCGTATGCTGGAGATGAGCTAG